The genome window GTAAGCCTTTATCATCTTTCTTTAGCATATTACGGTCAGAATAGAACAAGGTTTTGAACTCAACTATTTGATTAGTAGTTCATTGCTGATGTAAATTTGTTGcaagaaaaatcaaaactattgaaagtaaaaatatttgaatagtaAACCAAACCTGAAAATAAAGGGTGACTGAGTCTAGCAAAGGACAAGTTGCAGCTAGCAGTTTCAGTCCATCTTCACCTAATGATCCACCCAAACCCACGGTTATTCTCCTTAGCTTTTTTAACGCAAATTTCAGAGCATCCAAAGAGACATAAGAAAATCCCCACCCAAATGTGATATCTTCAAATTGACATGACCTTCCTAGCTTCATATAAAAATCTTTTTGGAAACGAAACACGCTCCCATCACCCCTATATTCTGGTTCAAATAAATTCTTACAGTCTCTTACTCTCAAACAAGTCAAACCAGGATTTTTGCCAACAATGTAAGCCAAAGCGGCTGCAGAAACCTGTAATATTAAAAGAATAACAATactggatgaaaaatatttagCATAGTTCATGTAGAATAGTTGAAGTATGAATATAGGAATAAAAAGATAACTGCACATATTTCTGTTTGAGATGCTAATAACcataattttttctttatatatctTACTACCTATAAGTATACTTATTTGTTGATTTACAGTATTAAACACCTCACTACTGGAATGTAGACTCAACTGCTCAACAACATGCCTCAGCTCTGCAGTGTACAAATGACTATGTTCCCCATTGAAAGACAATTAGTCGGTACCAACcaataaataaatacaagtaTGATCTAATAGGCTTGATATATGAGTGACACTGAAACTTCCACCAAAAAGTGAAACTTAAAATCCACCTACAACTATTACACTAACACAGCAATGCTTCACCAGATAAAAAACTATGCATCACAAACAGCTAAACAGATAAACTTCAAAAGTTAACTGGATGCCCCAGTTTTTCTATCCCAAGTTCCATGAATGATTAGTAGCATCCAATTAACCCACAACACAAAACGACTTATCCCTGTTTATTATGTATGGCATCTGCAAATTAACTCTTTTACAAGATATGTTTACCGTCACAAAGGATTGTTACACACCTTAGTACATGTGATGTCAAGCATCTCCAAGGAAGAACCAGAGAAGCTATAAAGACCGCTATCAACAAGGTGTGTCCCCCTCAGACATAGACTACTCAGCTTGTGTGTCTGGGACATAAGGTCTGTAAGACATGGCTCGCTTACTCCTGTTAAAAGATGCTAACTCTTGTGAGCATACTTGTCTACTTGAAGGTGAAACTCTAAAAGCAGAAGCTGATTAGACTGAATATAGAACAGGATTTCTCATGACAGGTCTAGGATAGAGATTCTGTTATAAGAAAACAGAGCACAGAAACCTTGAATAATGACATATCTTAAGACAACTTTGATTAAATAAAAGGCATTACAAGAACAGGCGTGACACTGAATATTTTCACTAAACTTAAAGGCCCAAGTCCAAAGAGTTGGTTACAGCTCATATATAATTCAGCTGAGCAGTAAAATACAACCGTATTATCTTCAGAAATCTCTGCACTCTTGGAGTTAAAAGTCTAAAGACACAGCACTTTTTCGTTTCCACTGATAGTGGGAAACTTGATTGGTGCTTCCAGCCTTTAAGTATTTTCTGTTAAGCCTCTAGAAGAGCATGCACCAAAAGGAAAGAAAACTAAAACATAACACGCTATATATCCATGACTAGATGCCTGAAATCTGATAATTAACAATATATACAATGGtcaattttgttaaaaatgacaATTGATAATAAGCacgtcatttaaaaaaaaaaaaaaaaatcttaccCATGCAGCCACCCATATGCAGTTTCTGGAGTTTGTGAGCCAGTGACATAGAATTGTTTCCCTCAGTTTGTGCAGAAGCAAGTCTATCACCACCAGGAAGATGAGAACAGAGAGCCATGATTGAATTATCACCAAAAGAAGTTTCACAAACTACAATTGAGTGCAAGTTTATACATTCAAGTATAACAACTGCAATGCCACCATCAGATACCGAAGTACAGCCTTTAAGGTTGATGTAGCTTAATGAAACACATGCTCTGGAGAGAGATTGGAGATCATGATCTGGGAAACCACAGGGATAATATGTTACTAGAATAGATAAGATATTAGAGTGCATGCTCCACTTgaaattaaataacaattatCCCCTACTGATGCAGGACAACAAATAAAAGATTCAAATTACTGATGAATATATCACATCCTGCAGAAGAAGCAAACCACTCAACAAGATGTTTTAATGtcactccacaattttctgGCATCCGCTAACAGGAGAAGAGACATCTctgaattatatatttacaatataATCTCTCTCTAACCTTTGTGAGGAAaattaagaaaagaaaacatataCCTTATTTAACAAGGGTTTCCTACATGTTGAGGGAAGAAGACAATTGACCACTTGGCCAAGAATCAAATATTGGACCGACAAAGTATAGAAGAAAAAAATGCATTCAGGCTCCAAGTAGCATAGTGCTAGACTGACTTCATTATGGAAGTGTATAGTATATCTGATAGGCAGTGAAAGTCCCCGAGATTTTTCAAGAGCCTAAATAAATAGAACACTACACATGAAATaccacaaaattttaaaaaaaaaaggaaggaaGAAAGACTACTGATTCCTCATTACCTAAAACTGAAGACAGATTTTTTGGGGAAATGACCGCTATGCCAATaacattttctaaaaaatataccTTGGCACAATTCACAAGAATGTTTGCCATATGGCCAACAAGTATCAATTACTAatactttatttaaatttctttcCCTTAAGTTATATGTAACCTCTATGCTTACCTGTGACATCTATCCGCCCCTCCAGCGTGAGTTTAGCAATATTTGACGGCAAGCATCTAGCCATCAAAGATAGTGATGCAGTCGAAGGAATAGCAGCATAAGATACTGTTGGCATATGTGACAATACAGCTGGATATGATGATATAATTGTGATTTGTGATGATAAAACTGGACTTATATCCACAGTTAAATCAATGTCATGAAGCAATGGGCATCTCTGGACCAAGTGacacaatttttttgtttcaaagcGTAAATGATAAGCTGCCTTCAACATTCTTAATGATGGGAATGACCTGGAGAAACACTCGATAGCATCCTCAAGACATAGCATTGGACAATTGGAGATATCCACCTCATACACTGCTCTAAATGTCAAGAGCACAGGTAAAGCCTTCTGAACATAAACTTTAGCGCTACTAAGGGCATTATAGTTCATCGAAGATCTAATTGTCTTTGTCAACAATAGATCCCTATCatatgaagaaggaagcaaagaCAGAAGCAGGACTCCTAGTTTAATCTGTGGACAACCTGAAAGATCCAGTTGCTGGACAAGGGAAAACATGTTATTAGGAGAAACAGTCGAAGAACTAAATTTTAACAGACGTAGAGCATTTAGGCACACAACACATGCATATATACTATAAGTTTCTAACTTCCAAGCCTTCCATACCACATTTTCATTTAGGGGTACTTTAACTGCAGGAAATAGTCGAATATTATGTGGACAATTAAACTGAGTAGGCTCCTCGTACTCTACAGTCCATTTCCATAATATATGTCATTGCTCTTTCAAATTGATAGGCATTGATAATGCCTATAGCATTATTTTTTATGGCAATAATTTATTGGTCACTTTGACTTTTAGCATGTGTTTCAAGGTGCATAAAAAACAGCTTcacagttttttttaatttgttttttgcaTGAATATATTTATTCGAAAAAAGAATATTCAATGATAAATTGTGGAGCTATCTTTTCATGCACCTTAGAATACATGCAAGTCAAAGTGACAAAAAAACTGGGACGGAGTGCAAAATTAGTTGATgaattaacattttaaataCACGAGGAACACCAATTCTGGATGGAGCAGAATTACAAATAATACTTGATTAACTTCATGAGTTCATTCTGCATATCAATGGTTTGATGGAaagtagaatatattttttttaatcaaatgcGAACTTCTTAGCAGATAAAATGGGGGTAAATTGGAGAAAATTTCTTCCCAGCAAAGGTAGAAGGACTTCTAGCATTCATGGAGATACATGTCCATACATAGACGAGACTATATGATTGTATCTTCACCAACAGAAGTTTATGCATGCTCTATAGAGGTTATACTCACAAAAAGGAAGCGTTTGTTGTGCCAAGTATCTACATTGTTCAAGTGCAAACTCATCCTCAATTATTATCTCCTACAGAGAGGACTGCATATACACTACTAGTAATAGTTTCAACCTCTCATCCAAGCAGACAATACAAAAGACCGTAACCTTTTACCAAAAATTCAATAGTGGTCATTGGTCACAATTACCTCTaaatttatctgctaattgcaAGCGTGCTATAGTTATGCATTCTTCTCATAAAGGGGACTAATAAACTATTATTGTTTATGATAGaagaaaaaacacaaaaattgaAATGACTATCAAAGGATAAAAAGACAATATGAGCAAACAGCAAAAGTTTGCTTAATACAGATATACTAAATTCGTCAAGTCTGCCAGGAAGCATCCATGTTTACCCTATTTATTGGATTACAGATCTAAATGTAGGTAGATAATTGATAAAAGTGAAAGACTTCCAAGTGATAAGAAATGCTTAAATTCCAGCATTGACTAAAAGCCGCCCCTTGCATCTAGAACCCTGCTTCGGATTCGAGACTTAAATCacacaataaaaatacaaaatgaAAGATCTATCTTCCTAATTTGTGGTTTGGATCCCATCAGAATTCTAGTAGAAGTTCTCATCATTTTCATAACACAGTACCATTCTTGGGATTCTAACAATTCACTATTCCAATTATTTTTGAACTGCATCAATAGTCCTATGGTCTGCTCACTTGTTGAGATATAGATGGTGTGTAACACATTCTTCAGCAGAAAGTATAATACTCATTTGTTTTGAAGCCAATTAGCAGAGATTCCCAGAAGCTATATATCTGATACCAGAGCTTATGAAGTTTCTACAAACTAGTTGAATTGTAAAGGAGGAAAACTGAACAACTAGTAGTCTAGTGTGGTAGTACctaattaaattgaaaaatggAAAACACAACAAGTACGATCAAATAAatccaaaaaataattatgcaAAAAGATGAAATTAAAGGGTTTTACCAAACCAAGGGGTTTGACTAGTGTCTGTGTGTGCTGCATAGCTGCTGTGACTATTATACCAACTTGCAGGTTTTCTTCTGCCCATAGGCTTCTTTAGAAACGCTTTTTCTCACTTATAACTTACTAATGATTATAAAGATATATTAACATTAAAAGATGCTGCGATGACTACACATATTTAATGGCAAAATTCAAAGCCTCAAAGAGACAACCTTAGTATGTTCAGTTAGCCGAATTCTTAAATGGCACATGTCACCATCTCCAAAGACATTTATAGAGCTTTCTGAAGGAAGTGCCACCAAAGAAAAATTAGTCTGAATGCTTTCATCAAAGAACTTTGAGAAGTCACAGCAGCTTCTTTTTCCTAATAAACGtaccaacatatcatatatTACATAAAACTAAAACCAATAGGCTCAAACAGAAACACTGCtacaagaaaacaaaatataagaATGAAATACCAGTTGCAAACCACAATGGCAAAAGGCTGACCCGGATCtgtaaatcaaaataaaatgtaattcagtttaaaagaaaaaagaaacattCAGATATGTCAAGCCAGGTGATATATACTAACTGCAAAATGAACCGACTTATCAGTGATTACTGGAGTTTCTTACAGTACCCAAAACAAAGTGGTGGAATAcatgtaaaccagcatataatGGTATGTTAGAAACTTTTAACATAGCAGTGGTAAGTACATGATAACGTATAATCATAAGAGCCCTCTTGACTTTACAGATAAAGAACTGTATATAGAAGTGCTTGATTGTTCTTTATTGAATTGTATGATATCTGAAGCTATCCACTAAATAACCTGCCTGAGCTGCATATTACAGTAAAGGTACAGCCTCAAACATTTTGGTACTTAATATTGACTTGTTAAAAATTACAATTTCATTATATGAATGGATCTCCTTTCTTCCAATACAAGTAAGCTAATAACTGATTCTGAGACTTCACAAACTCATACTTCTCATCACTTAGGCAACCAGGACCTAGAGGTTCCAAATAATGCTAGCTTTAGGAGGGTCAATATTATGCCCCAAAAAATACAAGCAGAATTAATAAAATGACTACTCTTTCCTATATTCAAAAAGGTTTGCAGAGTTAGATAATTATGTTTCTGTTTTGGCATTGTTTAGATGTGGACCCTGTGTAAAcgcataaaaaaataaaattaaaagtattCACTTCTAGTATCAGACATCAATTCACTGAACACTTCAATCCCTAACGGCTAATGTGGTGCCATTACTTGTTAAATTAATGAGATCTTAAGTATACATATGTCTTTTCTTATGAAGCTTATAGAGTAGTATCCATTCTATTGAATGTCTGGTGAGCAACAATTGAACCCATGACCTAGGACCTGGGACTGACAGCCGCCTTACCACAAGGCTATCCCATCACGCCCAGTATACATGTGTTCAGATAGTGGGGTTCTATACTTATTAGTTATTACCTATATGTTCCATCACGGATATATTATGCAGGGGTCTGTCCAACTGATAGTTATATTAAAAAACTCTGACATCATTAACTTCTTCGGAATAACCTTTCTTTTGGAATAACCTGATTGAAAGATAATTTAATCTCATAAATGTTAACTTCTCATATACCTGTTGTAAGATTTCAACGCGGTCATCTCCACTGATATGTTCTACATTACCACCAAGCCAAACTAGAATAGCATCAGTAAGATGCTTCTCActgtttaaaagaaaaaaagcaTGGATATTAATagtctattataaaatatatatacaaagtaCCACTTGAAAATAACAAACCTGTGCACAGTTAATTGGGGATTCTTTAAGCAACAAAGTAATAAATTGTACGGAATGTCACGGAAGGAGATACAAGTAACAGCCCACATCTGATAGAAGAAGGCATCATCACCAGTTAAttaaagaaataacataggAAAACAAATATTATGAGTCATCGCATAAATCAGATATTCTTTTGGccaaaataaatttgatttccTTGCATGATTTTATCTCCAACTTTCACCTCCCCTCTACTTACATTTGCACATATTGAAGACTTTTGAATCATTACActttataaaataaagtattattTGTGACAGCTTAATGTTATTTAATGGTATACTGGTATTAGTGGTATGGGTGTCATACACAAGTGCGGATCCAAATGTCAGATTCTTAGTTTTAAGATATTTAGGGTTCTTTCATAAGGATCCGGAATTCAGTAATGATACAGGGACTCAGCTAGTAAGCATAACATAAGTAAAACTTTATATAGAATGATTCATTGTACACTCATAAAAATATTTCTACAACATATAAATCGTATACACTTaagtatatatgttatatatctaGACAAAAGAAGAATAACATAAATAACAAGTCACTCACGGGCCTTGCTCTCTATAATCAAGCTGCAAGGAGACCTTGTATTACATTTGGAACTGGGATACTACTAGTTGAAGCATCCGGTTTTAATAAGAAGTATCCAACTCAGATTCCATACCCACAACCATGTCATGTCCGTGGGTCACATGTATAAGAAAAAAGTGGAGAGTCCAGGTAGGAGCCTTATTGCACGGCTCTAATACGAAAAAATAGAACAATAAGTAACTACTGCTTAAAGAATGCTTATTATACTGTGCAACTACCCTGTAAGGCATCAATACCTCTATATGTCATCTATTTAGCCCTAACTATCAGATTATATGTGTAAACAAGTAATATCCATAATAGGCCAAGCACATACGAAGTTCTTTGCAAGATAATTTGTGCACAGTTCCGGAAAAGAATCATTTGCTGCAATAATTTAGGATCACACAGTCAGATATCATAAAAGATGCCACATTCGATATGTCTGTGTGCGCACACACGGGTGTGGTTGGGTGTTCATGTATATATGGTAATAccgtaaaaaaaactaaaaatcacccgTTACTAATATCGTGAGAGTCTCCATAAAGATATGATATTCTCACCCTGCTCCAAACAAAACTTCCAAATATCAATCAAACTGCTTAGTTGCAGAGACGGAAACTCCTTGACTGAAGTAACTTCAGTAAGCCACATCTTACAATTCAGGAGAAGCATGTCAACTCCAAAATATAAGGCACCCTGATAGCAAGCAAAAAAACATTTCCGCAACTTGTTAATTAACTGCCTTGTATGCTATGTATTACGTAAAGCACAGTATATAGTTTTCAGATATGTGAAAAAGTGTTCACAATATTTACACCTAACACGTAATCTTGTGCAAAACTTTAAGCGTGAGTAAAGCACATTCGTGCTATTACCTCAAACAATGGTAGAAAAGTATCAGACGTGATCTCCACCGAATAACCATATATAAACTTGAAGAGATTTAAAAGAAATTGTGGATTCCACTGGACCGATATGCAATCAAAGCTCGAGTCACTGCACAATAGATTCACACTTACACATAAAACAACAAACTATCTCCGCCTACAAACTCTACTGATTTCTAGAATTCACTAAACATATAAACGTAATCGGccaaacaaatacaaaaatatataaaaaggaaCCGAGAAGCGACGTTGAAAAAAAGTTAGTTACCTGAAGCTGCCGCATAATAGTCCGCGAAAATAAGTAGATGATTCAATTAGCCTGAATGcatacataaattataattcaactTAAAACTAAAAGCGAGGGagggagagcgagagagagggagagggagggagagagcgagagagagagagagatgcctGTTGCGATGAGCTTTGATAGTGATGATTTGGCGAGCATGAAGTGAGGCCAAGTTCCAGGTGTGAATAACGGCCGTTGATAGGATAACATCGGCGGCGGCGGAACGAACGGCGGTGATTTCAGGATCGATGCATTTGACAACGATCCATTCATCCTCTGAACTCGAGGCCATGTTAGAACAACTACGCAATGAGTAGACTCACCGGTCAATTTAATGGAGTTTTAAGACTTGTGCGACACTAATTTCTACCGTCGCAGCATCTCCCTACTGTACTTTACGACAATAGTAGTATATGGAAAATTCGAAGTTTATTGGTGGCCCGTGTGTATTTTGGGGAGATTTATTTCACCGCAAATCATGTATCTAACGGTAACAAATTTCTATCAGGTTTAGTTCGTTTTGTGGAAGGTTAAAATGAATATTTGTCATTTTTCtgtttgaatattttatttattctaaCGGTAAAACGTTagatatgataaaaatttaaaattctttatatcaaataataattataatataataaatttaataaactaTCTCAACATATGTATGTTGTGATAACACATTTAAAGGAATAGAAATATTTgaagaatatatttattatgaaatataaaataatttaatagaaGCTTATATCCTTTTCAAGAATCGTTAAAAGAAGTAAAACATTTTAGACTATTATAACTTACGTCTCATGTATAATTGTTTGTAAGATACATTGTTACGTGCTATTGATATTTTAAACAAGCGTTGTTGTGATTTTTGAAATGTATCTTGGACCAGTAAAAACAAGTATACATattaagatttaatatataattataaaaacaagTATACATattaagatttaatatataattatactccCCAAATTAAACGATTTAAGTGCCTCTTAATTTGAATATCATCCAGAAATTCAAAATGTTTATTTTACAAGTGGTGCCAAAACCATGGATAACAACAGTATTTCAGCAACATTGATTTTCCAGATCATAGACGAGACCAGCTCATCCTCTCACCCAAATTTACATTATAAGCCTAAGACTAATAACTAGTATTACACTAGCACCGTAAGAAGTGATGATTATTGCTAGAACGACTCAAAGTTCTCTAACTCCAGATTCTCACCTGTAGCTCCAAGTTGATTAGCCCCCTTTCCGGCACGAAGAATTTTCGGAAGTGACTCATAAGGCTCTGGTACTTCAGGCGGAACTGCACATCGAATCAACGCCCAGTTAAGGCCTTCAAAGAAGGGGTGCTGCTTGATTTCAGCAGCACCTCTTGAATATCCCAAACGGTATTCAGGTTCCTTCACCAATAGCCCTCTGATGAGATCCCTTGCCTGAAAACTCACAATAGGGGTGTCTGGAAATTGCAGGTTCTGCAATACCACATTTGCTAATGTTTCTTCATTTCCTATGCCTTTAAAGGGTGTCTTCCCATACAGAAGCTCGTAAAGAAATACGCCAAACGTCCACCAATCAACAGCGCTTCCATGACCTTCTCCTTTGATAATCTCTGGAGCAAGATATTCATGTGTACCAACAAAAGAATTGGATCGAGCCTCTGTTGGTTCAGCCACGAGTACCGGTAATGATCTCATACGGATTGCATGATCAGTTTTTGCCTTCCTCAATTTTCCAGTAACAGGTAAAATCCTAGGGCTGAAGCATGAGAGTTGACAAGAGGGCTTCATGCAGAAAGGATCTATGCACTTGGATCCCGCACAAGGACCAGATACCCGTGGAGGTTCTGTGACCAAAGAATATGATTTCAGGAGCATAGGGTTTACGGAACACCTAAGAGAAAGGTCAAAATCGGAAAGCATGATGTGCCCATCTTCTCGAACCAGAATGTTCTCTGGTTTTAAATCTCGGTATACAATGCCAAGCATGTGCAAGTATTCAAGGGCAAGGAGGACTTCAGCAACATAAAATCTATATATCCAAGAAAAGAAATTAGTTTGTGAAGAAACACCAAACATATTAAAGTAAAGGAGTTATTCCATCTCAAAAGTAAACAgcaatttgaaaaataatattctgAGCATGAGATATGAGATATACCATGTTCTAATTTTAAGTTTCATAATATCTTCTCTTACTGGCCTTTTATGCATAGTTCTAGGTTTTTAAGAGAGACAGTGGCATAGATGTACCATGAAAGGTTCATACCTTGCAGCTTCTTCAGGAAAGTATCTGCAGGGTTGCTTCTGTCGGAGTACATGCAGATCTCCGCCTGGACAATACTCCAAAACTAGACATGACAAATT of Daucus carota subsp. sativus chromosome 3, DH1 v3.0, whole genome shotgun sequence contains these proteins:
- the LOC108215210 gene encoding BTB/POZ domain-containing protein FBL11 isoform X1, translating into MASSSEDEWIVVKCIDPEITAVRSAAADVILSTAVIHTWNLASLHARQIITIKAHRNRLIESSTYFRGLLCGSFSDSSFDCISVQWNPQFLLNLFKFIYGYSVEITSDTFLPLFEGALYFGVDMLLLNCKMWLTEVTSVKEFPSLQLSSLIDIWKFCLEQANDSFPELCTNYLAKNFMWAVTCISFRDIPYNLLLCCLKNPQLTVHSEKHLTDAILVWLGGNVEHISGDDRVEILQQIRVSLLPLWFATGKRSCCDFSKFFDESIQTNFSLVALPSESSINVFGDGDMCHLRIRLTEHTKQLDLSGCPQIKLGVLLLSLLPSSYDRDLLLTKTIRSSMNYNALSSAKVYVQKALPVLLTFRAVYEVDISNCPMLCLEDAIECFSRSFPSLRMLKAAYHLRFETKKLCHLVQRCPLLHDIDLTVDISPVLSSQITIISSYPAVLSHMPTVSYAAIPSTASLSLMARCLPSNIAKLTLEGRIDVTDHDLQSLSRACVSLSYINLKGCTSVSDGGIAVVILECINLHSIVVCETSFGDNSIMALCSHLPGGDRLASAQTEGNNSMSLAHKLQKLHMGGCMGVSEPCLTDLMSQTHKLSSLCLRGTHLVDSGLYSFSGSSLEMLDITCTKVSAAALAYIVGKNPGLTCLRVRDCKNLFEPEYRGDGSVFRFQKDFYMKLGRSCQFEDITFGWGFSYVSLDALKFALKKLRRITVGLGGSLGEDGLKLLAATCPLLDSVTLYFQVLWDSIIIDVIMLFRNLQEISLCYCFGEISFSRFQFSMPNLRKLRLERVVRLMTNNDLVILTQNCPSLTDLSLLGCVLLNSESQEIISCGWPGLISIYLEDCGKVTANGVADLFNCYALEDLLLRHTGQGIQKNFILGAASKLPMLRKVSLDLCDAKDGDYDIPEVADRNSLSSVKIARCKPQRCSLELQKLKARKTPLHKETLVMVWDSKSTIRTLVKERI
- the LOC108215210 gene encoding BTB/POZ domain-containing protein FBL11 isoform X2 produces the protein MASSSEDEWIVVKCIDPEITAVRSAAADVILSTAVIHTWNLASLHARQIITIKAHRNRLIESSTYFRGLLCGSFSDSSFDCISVQWNPQFLLNLFKFIYGYSVEITSDTFLPLFEGALYFGVDMLLLNCKMWLTEVTSVKEFPSLQLSSLIDIWKFCLEQANDSFPELCTNYLAKNFMWAVTCISFRDIPYNLLLCCLKNPQLTVHSEKHLTDAILVWLGGNVEHISGDDRVEILQQIRVSLLPLWFATGKRSCCDFSKFFDESIQTNFSLVALPSESSINVFGDGDMCHLRIRLTEHTKQLDLSGCPQIKLGVLLLSLLPSSYDRDLLLTKTIRSSMNYNALSSAKVYVQKALPVLLTFRAVYEVDISNCPMLCLEDAIECFSRSFPSLRMLKAAYHLRFETKKLCHLVQRCPLLHDIDLTVDISPVLSSQITIISSYPAVLSHMPTVSYAAIPSTASLSLMARCLPSNIAKLTLEGRIDVTDHDLQSLSRACVSLSYINLKGCTSVSDGGIAVVILECINLHSIVVCETSFGDNSIMALCSHLPGGDRLASAQTEGNNSMSLAHKLQKLHMGGCMGVSEPCLTDLMSQTHKLSSLCLRGTHLVDSGLYSFSGSSLEMLDITCTKVSAAALAYIVGKNPGLTCLRVRDCKNLFEPEYRGDGSVFRFQKDFYMKLGRSCQFEDITFGWGFSYVSLDALKFALKKLRRITVGLGGSLGEDGLKLLAATCPLLDSVTLYFQVLWDSIIIDVIMLFRNLQEISLCYCFGEISFSRFQFSMPNLRKLRLERVVRLMTNNDLVILTQNCPSLTDLSLLGCVLLNSESQEIISCGWPGLISIYLEGQGIQKNFILGAASKLPMLRKVSLDLCDAKDGDYDIPEVADRNSLSSVKIARCKPQRCSLELQKLKARKTPLHKETLVMVWDSKSTIRTLVKERI
- the LOC108215210 gene encoding BTB/POZ domain-containing protein FBL11 isoform X5 — its product is MWAVTCISFRDIPYNLLLCCLKNPQLTVHSEKHLTDAILVWLGGNVEHISGDDRVEILQQIRVSLLPLWFATGKRSCCDFSKFFDESIQTNFSLVALPSESSINVFGDGDMCHLRIRLTEHTKQLDLSGCPQIKLGVLLLSLLPSSYDRDLLLTKTIRSSMNYNALSSAKVYVQKALPVLLTFRAVYEVDISNCPMLCLEDAIECFSRSFPSLRMLKAAYHLRFETKKLCHLVQRCPLLHDIDLTVDISPVLSSQITIISSYPAVLSHMPTVSYAAIPSTASLSLMARCLPSNIAKLTLEGRIDVTDHDLQSLSRACVSLSYINLKGCTSVSDGGIAVVILECINLHSIVVCETSFGDNSIMALCSHLPGGDRLASAQTEGNNSMSLAHKLQKLHMGGCMGVSEPCLTDLMSQTHKLSSLCLRGTHLVDSGLYSFSGSSLEMLDITCTKVSAAALAYIVGKNPGLTCLRVRDCKNLFEPEYRGDGSVFRFQKDFYMKLGRSCQFEDITFGWGFSYVSLDALKFALKKLRRITVGLGGSLGEDGLKLLAATCPLLDSVTLYFQVLWDSIIIDVIMLFRNLQEISLCYCFGEISFSRFQFSMPNLRKLRLERVVRLMTNNDLVILTQNCPSLTDLSLLGCVLLNSESQEIISCGWPGLISIYLEDCGKVTANGVADLFNCYALEDLLLRHTGQGIQKNFILGAASKLPMLRKVSLDLCDAKDGDYDIPEVADRNSLSSVKIARCKPQRCSLELQKLKARKTPLHKETLVMVWDSKSTIRTLVKERI
- the LOC108215210 gene encoding BTB/POZ domain-containing protein FBL11 isoform X4; protein product: METLTILVTANDSFPELCTNYLAKNFMWAVTCISFRDIPYNLLLCCLKNPQLTVHSEKHLTDAILVWLGGNVEHISGDDRVEILQQIRVSLLPLWFATGKRSCCDFSKFFDESIQTNFSLVALPSESSINVFGDGDMCHLRIRLTEHTKQLDLSGCPQIKLGVLLLSLLPSSYDRDLLLTKTIRSSMNYNALSSAKVYVQKALPVLLTFRAVYEVDISNCPMLCLEDAIECFSRSFPSLRMLKAAYHLRFETKKLCHLVQRCPLLHDIDLTVDISPVLSSQITIISSYPAVLSHMPTVSYAAIPSTASLSLMARCLPSNIAKLTLEGRIDVTDHDLQSLSRACVSLSYINLKGCTSVSDGGIAVVILECINLHSIVVCETSFGDNSIMALCSHLPGGDRLASAQTEGNNSMSLAHKLQKLHMGGCMGVSEPCLTDLMSQTHKLSSLCLRGTHLVDSGLYSFSGSSLEMLDITCTKVSAAALAYIVGKNPGLTCLRVRDCKNLFEPEYRGDGSVFRFQKDFYMKLGRSCQFEDITFGWGFSYVSLDALKFALKKLRRITVGLGGSLGEDGLKLLAATCPLLDSVTLYFQVLWDSIIIDVIMLFRNLQEISLCYCFGEISFSRFQFSMPNLRKLRLERVVRLMTNNDLVILTQNCPSLTDLSLLGCVLLNSESQEIISCGWPGLISIYLEDCGKVTANGVADLFNCYALEDLLLRHTGQGIQKNFILGAASKLPMLRKVSLDLCDAKDGDYDIPEVADRNSLSSVKIARCKPQRCSLELQKLKARKTPLHKETLVMVWDSKSTIRTLVKERI